In the Arachis hypogaea cultivar Tifrunner chromosome 20, arahy.Tifrunner.gnm2.J5K5, whole genome shotgun sequence genome, GGAATATAGGAAAAACTTCGGTCCAGAGTCATTTTGAGATCTCCAAACTCCACATCAATGCAGAGTTGAAGGAGGTTGTTGGATTTAGAAACATGTTAGATGGTTTCATTTCACCTTTTTCTATTTTGGGGTAAAATTTGATTAAGTCAATGTCTAAACATTCTGTAAAAATCACTGAAATTTATATGGTGTAGATTGCTAAAGGAGGCACCATCCAATGCTTCAAGAATAAGTCAAATGTCATCCCAGAGTGGCTGGTCTGGTGTGGAAGAGATTACTAATGGGTCTGCATTAGttaaaaccattgaagaggcccTGAGTTCCAAAGAGGTAAATTAAGGCTTTTTTCGTTAGGATATAATAGCTTCATTGTTATATTATGGAATGAATATTGCGTAAATATATAGTGTCTTTTATTATTAGATATATTAGGgaatttaaatactttttattgTCAGTGTTGATGTTCAATCAACTGATTTGATAAACAAAGGAAATAAGCTTCTAATTTGGAATAGCCACACATAGCTTGATAAATGTTGTCATTGATTTATAGTTTTCCTTTTGGGTTCCACCTTTTGTGAAATCCACATCTATAGATGGTTTGATTACTTTGTATACAATAAATTGTATCTAATATTAGTTTGGATGGCAGGAGGGTCCTATTTGGGTTGCTGGAACTATTGTGGCCATAAATTGCAGAAATAATGATTGGTATTACAAGGCCTGCAGAAGATGTCCTAAGAAAGTTGAAACACTAGTTGGTAATAGATACGAATGTGACAAATGCGGCCACACGCATGGAATTGCATCTATAAGGTTGTCGTAATGAAGATTTGAACCAGTGTTAGTAGCTACTTCGGTTTGTTCTAAAGCCTCCTAATTATGTATGTTTTTGTGTGCTGATATATAGGTGGAGGTCATGATTTTTTATGGAACAGGCAGCATTTTCCTCTTGCTATGGGATAGAGAAACAAGCCAATTATGTGGGAAACAAGCTGAAAAAATTTTGGAGGAAGATGTAAGTATTATAATGAACATTACATAATAAGTTCTTTTTTACATGCTAAGATCTATTAAGGCTTTTCTTCATGATGCCAACATCTTATTTTTTAGGGTGGACATGAGGATGAATACCTCCTACCCTAGACAACATGATGGATAGGAGACTTTTATTTAAGATAAATGTGAAAGCTGCTAATATCAGTGGCTATGATCAAGTGTTCACTGTGATGAAGATATGTGACGATGAAGAAGTTGTTGACAAAAACCTACCCAAGAATTTCGATGGGAATTCATTAGTGAATGTGACGGTATTAAAAGAATTAACATGTACATTCAGAATTTTAGCTAATGCCACATCAACTGTACCCTATAACACTTATATAGAATTATGTCAACACTGTCACAGGAGAATGGGTGTAGTAACTCACTTGATATGTTTGGGAACATTACTAATCTTAATACTGACACTGACCCTGATGCTCAATATACTATGGTAAATAGTTCAATCAATAGTAAATTGTTATTGTTAATCTAAAAAATTAGGTTGATTATGATGTGTTCTTCTTTGTAGGATGCTAGAGAAGATTCCATAACCAGTCTTAAGTGTAAAACCCCTGCTAAAAAAGTTACAAATGGCTTCAGATCTGGCTGTAGTAGTGCAAACCAGAATAAAAACGAGGGACAACTCTCAACAAATAAGTTTAGCTGAAAGAATGCTAAGAAGCAAAAATCTATAATGATAGATGGAGAAAATTGAGTTTTTAAATTTGTGTTTAAGCATTGGCTTAATATTTATGCTATTTTAGTGgtcttttgttttatttgtgaGTAAGACTTCAGTATGCTTTGTTATTggagaaagcatgtactcttATAACTATGAGTTTCTCCATTGTTTGTGATGttattttgataccaattttatTTAAGCTTATGATATATGGTAGTCAACACATATTATGGTCTAATTCACATACCACATGTGTAACCTGATTATAACCATGTTACCAGATTTCAATGGTAAATTAGATGTTCTCTTACATAATGAAAAAATCAAGTATAACGTAAATCATTCAAAATACAAATCGTGTTCAGTGTCGTACTAATACTCAGAGGTTATATTATAGAGAAAAGAActtaactaaaataaaacaactaTAGATTACAAACTTAATTCAATGTGTTAGTAAACTCAATATATCACTTTAAGCAAAAGAAGGATTCATATATGAGTTTTTTCAATAATATGCTCTGTCTTAAAAGGGGGTGTTAACCAACAAAGAGGGACTATGATACTTAGTGGTGAGAATCAATTTTTTACTCAAGACTAAAAATATGTtcagattcaaaacaaaaatggtTTAGTAATTTGGATAACAGTGAATAAACAGCTTGGTCTTTGAATCCAAACAAActcaatatataaattaaaacccATATCCCAATGCATATACAAAAATCGAAATAAAAGTTTTCGTAAAATATAACAAGGCAAGATTAAAAGCTCATTACTTATATAAATCTTTTTATATAACATTTACATCTTTACCTTTCATAGGCAAATAGATTAATGCATTGACAAATTCAGCTTATTGATGGATGTGGTgtcagtaaaaaaaaaatacaaatctaTTAATATAGAGTCAAAATTTAATATGTATATAGAGTAACTTTCAGATATGGGTTCACCACGAAACCATTTTGAAAATCCTATTAGCTGATCTCTGGGGCATATCTTATAGAAGGTTAAATTATTTACGAAAGGTCTGTTTTAGGAAATCTATTTACGTATGTCATAGGGCTGATTTTATGGAGCAAATGTTAAGAAGATCCTTCTTAATGGTAAGCTTTATAGTGTTTCAGATAGGAAGTTGTTATATGATTTATATGATAATTCTTATGTATAACAAAAAACATTATATCACCTTTAGTGTAATCTTTCCAACTATAGAAAGGCTATTCATGGAAAGGGTATAGCAACCTTATTCTTTGAAGCTAAATAATCTTAAAAGAAGGAATTCTAATCCAATGCCCAATGCAGATTTAAAACCCTTACCAAAGTTGAAAAGATGTAAGCTCTATATTTTACACAAGCCTAGCAAAAGGAAAGAGTGATCTTTTTTCATATTTACCTGCCAATTGACTAAACCAAAATCAAGGAACCTATGAAATCAataggaaatatatttttttaggtaGGCTAGACGTGTTAGGATATTGCGTGTTAATAGATGTGGTGTCAGTAAAAAGAAACACAAATCTATTAACATAGAgccaaaattaaatatttaaatagaatGACTATGGGTTCACTGCTAAACCCTTTTGAAAATCCTATTAGTTGATCTTTGACACATATCTTATAGAAGGATAAATCATTCACGAAATGTCTATTTTAAGAAATTTACTTACTAAAGCAAAAATAAGTAGTAAAGATACAAACCGCCGGTTAATTTTTATGGAAGTTTATCGAAGATATATTTCTGTCTAATCAACACAAGACACAAAAAATAATAGTCAAAGTTTTGGTATACATGAAATACCCAAGGCACAAATGAATATTTTACATTAAAGATTGATAATGTTAATATCCACAGGATTATTCATAGGAACCATTCCAACACGAATTagttaatatctaaaaaaaataactcaaaaaaattacttttgttaTACATTACACGTTAAGATTaagtaattttttctttttatcataAATACTATTGCTGTATCAGTATCTTATACTAACATAGaagtattaatttaaattttttttgtcagtcaacgatttgttttattttattctaatcgGAAGAAGCTGGATGACGACAACTGACCCAATACTTATTTCAATTCATCTATATGTTGATTGACTAAGATATCTTATACTTGAATTAATATTAAGTAAAAAAGTTTGAccatagaaaaaaatagaataaaaaaaaactatatataaaCCCTTATTCCTAAACACAAATATAATTACCAATTCTATATTAGCATCATATATTAATCTAAAAATTGAACTTATTAAATTTATCATATGAAGCCAAAACCATGctttaaaatttcacataattTTCACCTAAACAAAGCATTCCTTATAAACACagtttaaactttttaataaaataaacctAGAATCATTAGTAAATAAAAGGGAATCATAGTTTATAATTGAATGAATGTATTACTCAATATTCACACATACATACTAGGTACCTTTCTATGTATTATAGTCTCATCAAAACCTCCTGAAGTATAAACTTTTTTAGATATCTTACATAAAACTACAAAATTTACTTAAAATATTTAGTCACTACAGGAGTAAGACATAAATCCAATTGAATATTAGGCCAACTCTCTTGGTAAGTTAATTAAGAGTCATCAGTACTATGGACAATTATAGCAACGTGACCTAAGTTTATATCATCATATATATATTCTGTGGATTGATGTATTTGGATCTAAATTCACAACTATTCATGAATATTTAAATAGAGTAATTGTTACATGGTCTACTCGGTATGTCTATTTCTATTTTAACTTACTTATTATGATATTATGAGTGCAAAATTCAGTAATTAGTTTTATTtccatataataaaataacacctataataataaaattaaaaagcatATTCATGTTCATAAATGctatcaaattaataaaaaatagtatccTCCAAGCTGAAGAGGTATACCAATTTAGTTACAACatatctttaaaattatttatagttTACTATAGAGAATATGATTTGGTTCATTTAAGAAAAATGTACTCAATCTTGGCTTAAATATGTTACACTTAATTTGGTGGGTTTGTAACTTCCTTCTTTTAATCTATTCTCTCTATTTAATACCAAGAAGATTCATATCTTGACTATTTTCACATCTTTTTAATGATGCACCTGAATAGACAAAATTAGCCAAAATAGTCACCTTAGATCTTCAATTCTAAAGAGGTCTCTTCGGTTAATTAGTTATTTGAATagtatacaatatatatatatatatatatatatatcgtaagTTGTAAGTAAAGGTTAAATTTAACAATCCATTGTTATAAATAAGCAGTAACAGTTATCAatgagaataaagaaaagaacgccTGTTATTGTTTGAAAAATTTATCTCAACCTTTTATCTATTGCCTTTCAAGAATGAGCGACATAGCACCCAGAAAATTTGATCTTCCACACCTTGGCGATGATCTCCTATGGAAGATCTTTGCCAAGGCTGACCCCAAATCAGTTGGAAGGCTCAAAACAACCAATAAGGTGTGGAATTTCAAACTCACATCACAATTGTttgtgaaacagaatttcttGGAGAACCAACATAAAAATAGGAGTGTCATTGTTGGTGTTGGATATCCCCCTTTGGATGATTTCTGTCAATGGTTTGTGCGAGCTGAGGCAGATAGCGGGAATCAAATTCAACTTAACATTCCTGTGGACATCAACAACTTTGGATTCTACACATTTGTAGGCTCTGACCATGGCATCCTTTGCATAAGGTTGTCGCAGGGAGCCATTAATTCTTCCCTTTTTATTTGGAACCCTCTAACGAGGGAGTCCAAATTTGCAATAGATGTGGCAAGGAAACACCAATGTTATGCAGTGTCTCTTTATGCATTCGGGTTCTTACATGGTTCCTTTGAGTATCGGGTACTACATgtgttcaaaaaataattttcagaAAAAAACATGTTCTGGGCATTGTACAACTCCTTTGATGCTAACTGGAAACACTCGGGAAGCTTCAGTAGTGACGTTCAAAAACTCGGTCTTAAAGCTGTTGTTGACAAGGGAGTGGTTTACTGGGTTAGCTGGGACGGACCAAGCTTTATTCAACCTTCACAAATATGTACTTTTGATATGCTCCAACAGATGTTTTTCGAGTGCGACATCCCAGATGCTGCCAAGTCCGACTACCATTCTCTAACACAGTTTAATGGTGGTGTTGGATTCACTTCCTACCATAATGTTGGTTTTAGTAAACAAATCATGGTTCAGCAGCTTAAGAGAGATGGGCAAaaccaacttgattgggagagaATGATAAAGGTCTCAGGCATGTCGATTCCATACAATCTCACAATCTTCGTTGGAAAAGACATATTCTCTGTGATGGAATTAAGGACCGGCTGTGGTGGTTCAAATGACACTGAGAGGACTAATATAATAATAGCAAGACTAAAGTTTGTGCATCCTAGGATAGAGCATATACTTCACCATGTTTGGGAAGAGAATGTATATGTTAAATCCGCCATAATGCATGTTGAAAGCCTTTATCGAGTCTAGGGGTATTGGTAGCAATTGATGTTAAAGAAGATGTCAAGTTTCTATTTGCTTAGTATCTTTCTAATGTCTCAAGTGTAGTTGTCATGAAGGTCTCGTGTTGACCAGTGTTTTCTGTTTATTCCCTTTGTTGGTGGTTGGTCATTTCCTAAGTTAGGCCAAGTTATAGTAAGTATTGTAAACAACTTGACTTCTGTTTTGAACATTTAGTCATTACGTGTTGAGTGTTATTAACCACCAATTATGAATGTGATGTTATTATTTCAGGTTTTACTCATTAGTAATGCTAAGGTTTTTTTTATCcttatgaagaaaaaattaacCGGCGTAGGATTATTCTTATCTTGACAATTGGCATTCTAAGACATTGAGTATAAtctaatattttgaataaaaagaaaaggaacATAAATGGATGATATTTACAATCCTATATGTAAAAGGATATCTTTGTTAGTGTTTAAATATTATAGAAGAATAAATCGTTCAAGAAATTTCTGAAAGATAAAGATGATTTCTAAAGCAAAACTCATGCCTCTtactaaaaaattttctaaaataggAAATTTAATTACTGAAGCAAAAGCCATGTCTCTTACCCTTGGAATTTATGAAATAGGAAATTTGATTACTATATTTCCAATATTTATTCAATTCCATTaatgaatatattttttaaggaTAAGCTAAAAATTTTGTGGTTATGAGAAACTAATACTATGCGCATTGATATCCACACTACAAAAAGCTATCAATTTATTAAACCTTTAACTACTTGCAGATTTAATTTTTACTGTTACTATTATTAAACAATTATTATCAAGAGGCATCAAACTATCGACATAGCTtgcacaaaaggaaaataaaaattaataatgttaGCCCACCAAAAAAGTGACACATTGTTATATTCAAAACAAACAGACTAACCAGTAAAGTTTAGACAAAATCATTTAATTAGAGGGGCAAACAAAATATATGGAGGCTTCAAAATAGAGTATAGTAAGACACACATAGATAGGGGTGAAGCATACTTGGATACACAAACAACAAGTGAAGATAGGAAGAAATGGATGGAACAAATGCTTCTTCATCTAGAGGTAAAAGAAAGATTATTATGGATCAAAAATGAAAAAGGTTGCAGACATCACAACCAACTTCTGAGAATATTCCACTGTATAGGCCACCTTTACAGCAGATTAGTCCTAACACAAACTCAAACCTACTAGGTACACAGATTTTATGAATAGGAACTTATCCTTCAACACATTATTGTTATGAATTTTGGTGAAAAGCTACATCATAGCAGGGTGTGGAAACAAACAGAATGAGAAACATTATTGAGTAGGGGGTGGATATTCAGTTCTGATTTCTTAAAGTCTTTGGGTAAAACTATCATTCATCTTTATTTACAAATCAGGCAAAGCTAACATATATAAATATGTCAACAATAACATATGTTAGTGGGAACGGAGGGTTAGCGTGTTTGGAGAACAATACAAACATGAATGCACAGTGTAGCAAAGCGATTTTTGGTACATCATCCGACCAAGGTTTTAGGGAGGCGTTAGCCATAACAGAGGTAGAAATATGAAGCTGCCTTACACGAACAAGAGGTAAGCACAATTTAACAATCTGGAAGTAAATAGCTCATGGCTTTATTTGCAAAACTAATATATGTTGGTGTTGCAAGGACAATTAACAGTATTTTGCAGCAACCAATCTATTTGGATGGtgctaataaagaaaataatctACCACACACCACTAATTTAAATGTAAGTTTCCAGACAATGAATTCATATCGGAATGCACCAGCAAGAAGTTGTGGAAGTACCGAAGATATCAATCTAGATTGGTCTACACAGACCAACTGCTCAAAAGGTTAGAAACTTAGACTCTGCAATGATTAAGTTTCTAACAACTCATGATAACAAAAAGGTTCATTTTCACATAGTTCATGCTACGGATTGAATAATAATTCAATTGagagaataaattaaaagaaGGTATGGCCCACGTATTAAACATAGGTAtatgatattttataaattttgtgaaagtttttcttaaataaataaaataatattttataaacaacttatattatttttcaagaatatatgttattataataattttctcCTTACAAAATCCCTTTGAGAgttagaaaattaaaagaatttattCCGATGTTATATCTATAACAAAGTTCAATAAACCagtttatgaaaattttttaaagaaaaataaatcataattatgTAGGTGTAGACAGACAACAAGTGAAGTTAGGAAGAAATGAATGGAACAAATGCTCAATCGTTTAGATGTCAAAGAAAGACTAGCTAAAAGTTAATAAGTCTCTTCTCAAAATTTCGtgtaaacaaattttaaattggaATACTAGAGTACTAAAGAGTACTGAGAGTACTAAAAAATAGAGTAttacaatttatttaaatttatttccttttcagtaatttttatctataagtgattttgaataatataatttaaagaacATTTAGATATGAATTAAATCAATATCTTACAAAAACTATTAATACAAACTATCGATTGTAAAAATTGATGttcaaataataattttgaattaatataaaataatgacatagcaatagtatttttaataaaaaaataaaattacttaatattagAGCAATTATGAGGTATTACAAAGAGAAAAACTTACTTGATTCATTATTATATTACTGATGATATAGTTAAAGGTATAACATATCTTACAATTATGTTAAGATTAAGTAaatctttttttataaataatattactatATCATTATTATTACAATGAATTAAGGCATCATCCATGAATCAATGTCGTTACAAATTTCATATGGGTGGAAGAAAATCGGGTTGACCCAACAAACGTAGATAGGAATAGTAATGCTATTTTGATGTGTTTTTTTAATAATCAATTTTGAATTTAGATTACATGTGCTCTTATAACACATGTTAAAATTAATCTAtacgaaattaattttgaaaaatagtacaaagtttgatttttaaaataattattgattattCTCAACTAATTTTTCATTATATGTAATTTATATGTAATTTTATCAGATAGTTAACTAAACTAAATCACACCGTACAATATTCATAGTCAAACTCACATTTATAAAGTGCACTACATACATGGCATAACTTAGATTTGGAAAAGGCAAAGCATAGTTTAATGTTGTGTATATCTCGATAGAAAAAGCAAAGGCAATTAAAGTGATTAGTGACATGTGTTGTTGGCAAGAAAAAAGCACTCAAAACACAAATTTAATCATTCAGGTGATTAAAGTGATTAAATAGATACATACACAACCATGAGTATTGTGGTAGATTAATTCATACTCTTTTCATGTTTTTGAAAATGTAGGGTATGCTTCCGTAGTATCAGTCAATGAATCAATTGACAACAGACATGATCATTCTATTTTACAACCTCATGATGGTAGTGTACTATCTCTGTGTGGTAAGACCCTCCctttaaaatcaattttaatatacaaagGTTTATTACACACAACTTTAATAATGCAATTTCCTCAAACTAACTACCATCATGTTGTTCTCACTCCTAAATATTACAGGCACATTAAGTTTGGATACACAACTGACCAGTGACATATAATGGACATCCACAGGCGGGAGATTTGCTAATAATATTGGAGTTTTTTCATTAATTAACAAAACTGACTGTTTACGTAATATAACAGTAACTATTGgcagttttataaattttttacaaATTCAATCTACAATTTTTTGGTACACTTTTGTGTTTTGACATAATAGATTCTCTTGGGATTTCGCAGGAAGCAAAAACATGGTTGAGAGAAAAAGAACACAAATTAGAAATTATGTGCCACAGTATACTAATGACAATGTTGGTATGTACAAAATCATTATTATAAGATACAATAGTAATTTTTTACCTGTTTATATCATTGTTAAACTTACATATGTTTCTACGTACTCGACCACGACAAACTTTTTAACAGCCATTATTTTGGTTGAATATAACAGAATATTGGAACATGGGATATGTGGTGCATGAGTGTGAATACTGCAATGCTCTTTTTTGGTATGGCAGAAGGAAAGAAAAGCATTACAATACAAATGGACCTACGTACACACTATGCTGCAGAGGTGGACAAGTGGAGATTCCTCAACTACAAGAAGCTCCTAAGGTGCTATACGATTTGTTATATGGGAATGATGTCAGGAGCAAACATTTTCGGAAGAATATTAGAACATACAATAGCATGTTTCAATTTACATCTTTGGGTGCCAAAATTGATAGAGGTAAAAGTTCATCTAGAGGACCACCAACATTTATCTTATGTGGTGAGAATTATCACTTGATGGGGAGCTTGATTCCACCAGACGAATGTATGGCGAAATTTGCTCAACTATATGTAATCGACACCGAAAATGAGATCCAAAATTGGATGTCTATAATGGGGTATGTAATGAATTTTTATATATCTTAACACGTATTTCATGAAATGGTAAAAGACATAATGGATAGCGTATTTATCTTTTgtgataaaattttgaatttttcaagTGTGGTCTACTGTTTAGTGCCGAAGAAAACAAGACAATTCAAGAAGAAATTGTGAAGGACTTAAAGATGACGCTAGACTAACACAATGTATTGGTAAAGGCATTCCATAATGTGAGGCAGTCAATAGCAGCAGAACCCACTTCAAAGGTCAAACTTAGGCTTTTGGAAAAAGAGGAAAGGATGGTAGGAGGTATAACTTGCCATCCACAAATGAGGTGGCAGCATTGATCGTGGGTGACTTCGATATTAACCGTACAGATAGGGATAATATTGTGGAGACCCAAACTGGAAGGTTACAACGTATAAATCAACTGAATCCATCATACTTGGGGTTGCAATATCCCTTATTGTTTCCATATGGAGAAGATGGATATAAAGAAGACATccctctaaacaagaagaagagtAACTGTGAAAAAGGACGGCAAGAAGTGACAATGAAGGACTTTTTTGCTTATAGAATTCAAGAAAGATTGGCTGATGCTTCCCCATTATTGTACTTAAGGAGACTTTTTCAACAATTCTTGGTAGATGCCTACTCAATGATTAAGTCGTCTAGACTAACATACATTCGTCTTGACCAAGAGAAATTTAGATGTGAGATGTACAAGGGTATTAAGGAGGCTGTTTTGATGGGAGAAACAACACCTTCATCAGTAGGGAAACTGATTATACTGCCTTCATCATTTACCGGAGGACCTAGATATATGATACAGAACTATCAAGTTGCAATGACAATTTGTAGAGTAGTTGGGTATCTAGATATTTTCCTAACATTTACATGTAATCCTAAATGGCCAGAACTAGAAGACTTTCttaaaaatagagaattaaatgcAGAGGATCGTCTAGACATGGTGTGCAGAGTTTTTAAGCTTAAATTAGATCATCTGATAAAGGACATAAGGACGAATAAGATATTTGGAAGAGTGGTTGCAGGTACATTTTAATATGTTACGAACTTCTATCAATATAATTTGTTACATATCCAGACTTTGAGGTATTAGCTAAAAAGATTAAACGGTGGAATATGTAATTACTGAAAAAGGACAATCCAAAATTATAACTATTAGTTTGTTTAAAGAGATGTAGTTGCATTggaaaaaaatacatgaaaaacaACTATATAATATGTTTGGTCAATAAGAATATCATTTATAATATCAAAAAATGAGAAATTACATGTGTGGAAGCAAATTGTTTGTATAGGTAATTTAGTACGAATTGAaacttgatgcaccactatttcgtggtacatcttgtgcttaattgagtggattataTCCACTATACTCACACTTACTCATTGAATTCGCatattttacatttgccttcctaattatgtgctttgattgaaaacatgcttctttggccttaagtttcctatgtttaatcctctcttattaccattcgatgccgtgatatgtgtgttaagtgatttcagagattacagggcaggaatggcttagaggatggaaaggaagcatacaaaagtggaaggaatacaagaaactgaaggaactgctaaagctgtctagcctgacctcttggtactaaattgatcataacttgagctacagaggtccaaatgacgcggttccagttgcattggaaagctaacatccaggattttgaaatgatatataatttgctatagtttccTTGAGGATAGACGATGCGGACGTGtgcatcacgcgcacgcatcgcatctgcgaaaatcagcgtgacaGAATTCGTAatcagcgatttttgggctgtttcaggcccagttttcgacccaaaaaatacatattagaggctataaagtagggggatccatttattcataaaatacaacatataaaatatttataatttacaatttttaggtttaagagagagagagaggttcactcctctctcttaggttttagaattatgatttcttttagtttatggttatttctccaatcccaggttcaatattcctttaatttatgtttcttttctactttccgatactctaatgcttttatttgttaattacttacgttgccaaattggcttatgagtctttccatgttagatttgaatattctatttaatataatttgaggtatttcagatttatgattat is a window encoding:
- the LOC140183011 gene encoding uncharacterized protein gives rise to the protein MNSYRNAPARSCGSTEDINLDWSTQTNCSKGYASVVSVNESIDNRHDHSILQPHDGSVLSLCGSKNMVERKRTQIRNYVPQYTNDNVEYWNMGYVVHECEYCNALFWYGRRKEKHYNTNGPTYTLCCRGGQVEIPQLQEAPKVLYDLLYGNDVRSKHFRKNIRTYNSMFQFTSLGAKIDRGKSSSRGPPTFILCGENYHLMGSLIPPDECMAKFAQLYVIDTENEIQNWMSIMGGKDGRRYNLPSTNEVAALIVGDFDINRTDRDNIVETQTGRLQRINQLNPSYLGLQYPLLFPYGEDGYKEDIPLNKKKSNCEKGRQEVTMKDFFAYRIQERLADASPLLYLRRLFQQFLVDAYSMIKSSRLTYIRLDQEKFRCEMYKGIKEAVLMGETTPSSVGKLIILPSSFTGGPRYMIQNYQVAMTICRVVGYLDIFLTFTCNPKWPELEDFLKNRELNAEDRLDMVCRVFKLKLDHLIKDIRTNKIFGRVVAGIMTEPNCRKFGGGSGGGKNETAMDFLRRQRNSQ
- the LOC112785637 gene encoding uncharacterized protein, yielding MIGEVVGKHDPRELVTNKGKESKRLVVVLQDLEKNMINSTLFGEMVDEILPHLEDGRLESLIVVIQYFKAIRWNGNIGKTSVQSHFEISKLHINAELKEVVGFRNILLKEAPSNASRISQMSSQSGWSGVEEITNGSALVKTIEEALSSKEEGPIWVAGTIVAINCRNNDWYYKACRRCPKKVETLVGNRYECDKCGHTHGIASIRLS